The following are encoded together in the Halobaculum limi genome:
- a CDS encoding carbohydrate ABC transporter permease: MSATSSIADRVAELPAIEREDVSLLLVLPGLFLFAAFMFFPMLYLLGISFTNARPSNLFMGGSFLTFGEATFVGIENYVSVLSDGKFWNSLGITWLFVATSLVLKITLGLGVALVVTNDRVRGARFMRSLLIIPMGLPAIFTITIWRGIFTSAQFGLANQFITWVGFDAVAWLNERWAAFFAYNITEMWLAYPFMVIITVSALQDVPEELHEAAKVDGAGYFSRFFHVTLPSVKRPVLFASILTAAASFQQFLIPYAFNEGGPARLNELIIVYGYREAFQFSQYGQGAAIMLIAVVFIGVFMWLNVKKGKLADGVDEA, encoded by the coding sequence ATGAGCGCGACTAGCAGTATCGCCGACCGGGTGGCCGAACTCCCGGCGATCGAACGCGAGGACGTGTCCCTGTTGCTCGTCCTTCCGGGGCTGTTCCTGTTCGCGGCGTTCATGTTTTTCCCGATGCTGTACCTGCTCGGCATCTCGTTCACGAACGCCCGACCATCCAACCTGTTTATGGGTGGGAGCTTCCTCACGTTCGGCGAGGCGACGTTCGTCGGCATCGAAAACTACGTATCAGTACTCTCAGACGGGAAGTTCTGGAACTCGCTGGGGATCACGTGGCTGTTCGTCGCGACTAGTCTCGTGTTGAAAATCACGCTGGGGCTGGGAGTCGCGCTCGTCGTGACGAACGACCGGGTGCGGGGCGCGCGATTTATGCGCTCGCTGCTCATCATCCCGATGGGCCTGCCCGCCATCTTCACCATCACCATCTGGCGTGGTATCTTCACGTCCGCGCAGTTCGGCCTCGCCAACCAGTTCATCACCTGGGTCGGCTTCGACGCCGTTGCGTGGCTCAACGAGCGATGGGCCGCCTTCTTCGCGTATAACATCACGGAGATGTGGCTGGCGTATCCGTTCATGGTGATCATCACGGTGTCGGCCCTGCAGGACGTCCCCGAGGAACTCCACGAGGCCGCGAAAGTCGACGGCGCTGGCTACTTCTCCCGGTTCTTCCATGTGACGCTGCCGAGCGTGAAGCGCCCGGTGCTGTTCGCGTCTATCCTCACTGCGGCGGCGTCGTTCCAGCAGTTCCTCATCCCGTACGCGTTCAACGAGGGTGGACCCGCCCGACTGAACGAACTGATCATCGTCTACGGCTACCGTGAGGCGTTCCAGTTCAGCCAGTACGGGCAGGGTGCTGCCATCATGCTCATCGCCGTCGTGTTCATTGGCGTGTTCATGTGGCTGAACGTCAAGAAGGGCAAACTCGCTGACGGGGTGGACGAGGCGTGA
- a CDS encoding PAS domain-containing protein — translation MLSRDELGDLLQLDDERFHRRVAADVETEEYDVESLRELADDYTDSTLLESMTAATADDVSLGDRERGLIRRIRVFDEATFGITLTGPAYADNPVRYANQKFRDLTGYSLGDLHEENLRLLQGPDTDPGPVADLREALSTWSRATTTLTNYRADGTQFRNRVSIVPVTDRGGSVVNWIGIQEQVDE, via the coding sequence ATGCTCTCACGGGACGAACTCGGTGATTTGTTGCAACTCGACGACGAGCGATTTCACCGCCGTGTCGCCGCAGACGTGGAAACCGAGGAGTACGACGTCGAGTCACTGAGGGAACTCGCAGATGACTACACCGATTCGACGCTACTGGAGTCGATGACAGCAGCGACTGCTGACGACGTCTCGCTCGGCGACCGTGAACGCGGACTTATTCGACGCATCCGCGTCTTCGATGAGGCGACGTTCGGCATCACACTCACCGGCCCCGCGTACGCAGACAACCCCGTTCGTTACGCAAATCAGAAGTTTCGGGATCTGACCGGCTACTCGCTCGGTGACCTCCACGAGGAGAATCTCCGCCTCCTGCAGGGACCAGATACTGATCCAGGGCCGGTCGCGGACCTGCGGGAGGCGCTCTCGACGTGGAGTCGCGCGACGACGACGCTTACCAACTACCGGGCCGACGGGACGCAGTTCAGAAACCGTGTCTCGATAGTTCCCGTCACGGATCGCGGCGGATCGGTCGTCAACTGGATCGGGATACAAGAGCAGGTCGACGAGTAG
- a CDS encoding SDR family NAD(P)-dependent oxidoreductase, translating to MDTSETPEASEALEGSTAPAPGRPVVLLTGGTSGIGREAVQRLAESGATVLTVGRRADRGRRIAEEVTSETPGTVRFQPIDLETFAAVRDLAAWVREETDRLDALVHNAALSSQERYVTPNGVERTFAVNHLAPYLLTHELLGLLADTGDSRVVITASSVHRRGTLDFDDIGFERGYDGLDAYARSKLANVAFTLELAARLGDDERTQGVVANCVHPGFIPTTGLYRDVSWRAKLATRVVGAIPGIGTSVNEGARRLVEVVIDPEYATRTGEYVGDGGPEEPSEEARDPDVRYRLWRVSAELVGVDPNWP from the coding sequence ATGGATACGTCGGAAACGCCGGAGGCGTCCGAAGCACTCGAAGGGTCGACTGCCCCTGCGCCCGGCAGACCAGTCGTCTTGTTAACGGGTGGTACCAGCGGAATCGGACGGGAGGCGGTGCAGCGACTGGCCGAATCAGGGGCGACGGTACTGACAGTCGGACGTCGTGCAGACCGCGGCCGGCGCATCGCAGAGGAAGTGACGAGCGAAACACCAGGAACGGTACGGTTTCAGCCCATCGACTTGGAAACGTTTGCGGCCGTCCGTGACCTCGCTGCGTGGGTCCGCGAGGAAACTGACCGTCTCGACGCACTCGTCCACAACGCGGCGCTCTCCTCACAGGAGCGATACGTCACACCCAACGGGGTCGAACGGACGTTCGCCGTCAACCACCTCGCGCCGTACCTCCTGACTCACGAGTTGCTGGGACTGCTCGCAGACACTGGTGATTCCCGCGTCGTCATTACCGCGTCGAGTGTCCACCGCCGTGGCACGCTCGATTTCGACGATATCGGGTTCGAACGCGGTTACGACGGCCTCGATGCATACGCCCGGTCGAAACTCGCCAACGTGGCGTTCACGCTCGAACTTGCAGCGCGGCTGGGTGACGACGAGCGGACGCAAGGAGTAGTCGCGAACTGCGTCCACCCCGGATTCATCCCGACGACTGGCCTCTACCGCGACGTCTCGTGGCGAGCCAAGCTGGCGACGCGAGTCGTCGGCGCGATTCCCGGTATCGGCACGAGTGTCAACGAGGGTGCGCGGCGACTCGTCGAAGTCGTGATTGATCCGGAATATGCAACGCGAACGGGGGAGTACGTCGGCGACGGCGGTCCAGAAGAACCGAGCGAGGAGGCTCGCGACCCCGACGTCCGATATCGGCTATGGCGAGTGAGCGCCGAGTTAGTAGGAGTTGACCCTAACTGGCCGTGA
- a CDS encoding sugar ABC transporter permease has product MSLFSLVAEKIARDVRTLAEAPREAVIEARYTARAYREGEVSGIQILRTVGATVGAAAVVAVLLFPIYWIAMSAISGSGGTVYAAGGFSFFPDNPSVKPFVWVLGDLIVPALAITVNVPLTDLAVVFNTPEIAFLDASDYGIENPSNFKAFFVNSVIVSVPTVLLAMSVIVPAAYALSRREFLMRRKILFGYVLFTQVGGGLGIAALIALYAMFVQVGLNNNRLALAAYYAATAVPFNTWLLKTYMDGIPTSYEEAAIVDGAPPWRVVTEVILPLSTAGLATVFIFTFLTGWMEFVVAQTLLSADKFTLPVGLFSLVTEYSIPWARFSAFALTFASPVMLVYLFAQRYIEGGLSFSGMEG; this is encoded by the coding sequence GTGAGCCTCTTCTCGCTCGTCGCCGAGAAGATTGCACGCGACGTTCGGACGCTCGCCGAAGCACCGAGAGAGGCTGTCATCGAGGCCCGGTACACCGCGCGTGCATACCGTGAGGGCGAGGTCTCCGGAATCCAGATCCTGCGGACGGTCGGCGCAACGGTTGGTGCGGCAGCAGTCGTCGCCGTATTGCTGTTCCCGATCTACTGGATCGCGATGTCCGCTATCTCGGGGTCCGGCGGCACGGTGTACGCCGCCGGCGGCTTCAGTTTCTTCCCCGACAACCCGTCGGTCAAGCCGTTCGTGTGGGTGCTGGGCGACCTGATTGTCCCAGCCCTCGCGATCACGGTGAACGTCCCGTTGACCGACCTCGCGGTCGTGTTCAACACGCCCGAGATCGCGTTCCTCGACGCCAGCGACTACGGCATCGAGAACCCCTCGAACTTCAAGGCCTTCTTCGTCAACAGCGTCATCGTCTCTGTGCCGACGGTACTACTGGCGATGTCGGTGATCGTGCCCGCGGCGTACGCGCTGTCGCGCCGTGAGTTCCTGATGCGGCGGAAGATCCTCTTCGGCTACGTCCTGTTCACGCAGGTCGGCGGCGGTCTCGGGATCGCGGCGCTCATCGCCCTGTACGCGATGTTCGTCCAGGTCGGCCTCAACAACAACCGCCTCGCGCTCGCAGCGTACTACGCCGCGACGGCGGTGCCGTTCAACACCTGGCTGTTGAAGACGTATATGGACGGTATCCCGACCAGTTACGAGGAAGCCGCCATCGTCGACGGCGCGCCGCCGTGGCGCGTCGTCACGGAGGTCATCCTCCCGCTGTCGACGGCGGGCCTGGCGACGGTGTTCATCTTCACCTTCCTCACGGGGTGGATGGAGTTCGTCGTCGCTCAGACGTTGCTGTCGGCGGACAAGTTCACGCTCCCGGTGGGGCTGTTCAGCCTCGTTACGGAGTACTCGATCCCGTGGGCGCGCTTCTCGGCATTCGCGCTCACGTTCGCCTCGCCCGTGATGCTCGTGTACTTGTTCGCACAACGGTACATCGAGGGCGGCCTCTCCTTCTCCGGGATGGAAGGGTAG
- a CDS encoding Hsp20/alpha crystallin family protein, with protein sequence MSSFPSGQERSDLIDAAAAEQFGGVAQEQLQESIYPSTKPVSYPDIDVIDAGEEILVYADLPGCSAEDIHVRINQQTLVISAERESELEGDDTLVLSERAPEIERVLTLPAVVRAGGAEASLSDGVCAISLPKTSTDRFEEITVKSD encoded by the coding sequence ATGTCCAGTTTCCCGTCCGGCCAGGAGCGATCTGATCTCATCGACGCAGCGGCCGCCGAGCAGTTCGGTGGCGTCGCACAGGAACAGCTGCAGGAGTCGATATATCCGTCGACGAAGCCGGTCTCGTACCCGGATATCGACGTCATCGACGCCGGCGAGGAGATACTCGTCTACGCCGACCTCCCGGGGTGCTCGGCGGAGGACATCCACGTTCGGATCAATCAGCAAACGCTGGTGATCAGCGCCGAACGCGAGTCCGAACTCGAAGGCGACGACACCCTCGTCCTCTCCGAACGTGCTCCCGAAATCGAGCGTGTGCTCACGCTTCCCGCGGTCGTGAGAGCCGGTGGTGCAGAGGCGAGCCTCTCCGATGGCGTCTGCGCCATCTCGCTCCCGAAGACGAGCACGGATCGCTTCGAAGAGATAACCGTCAAATCGGACTGA
- a CDS encoding helix-turn-helix transcriptional regulator gives MTGDHHTETDPDQHDVSTTPDATAQDDAFADLPPSAKLVHFVLDRDEQHTQTELVEETALSARTVRTALGRLEEAGLVSESICLRDARKRLYSLTDDADPSADVTAEAQA, from the coding sequence ATGACCGGAGACCACCACACAGAAACCGACCCCGACCAGCACGACGTATCGACTACCCCGGACGCCACCGCGCAGGACGACGCGTTCGCCGACCTACCGCCAAGCGCAAAGTTGGTCCACTTCGTTCTCGACCGTGACGAGCAACACACGCAGACGGAACTCGTCGAAGAGACAGCGCTGTCAGCACGAACGGTTCGCACCGCGTTGGGGCGTCTCGAAGAGGCGGGCCTCGTGTCCGAATCTATCTGCCTCCGTGACGCGCGAAAGCGGCTCTACTCGCTGACCGACGACGCGGATCCGTCGGCTGACGTCACCGCAGAAGCACAGGCCTGA
- a CDS encoding orc1/cdc6 family replication initiation protein: MGMFERDTDIYRDRDALREDYQPEQLVGRDEELDTYRAALQPVINGEQPNNVFLYGKTGVGKTAATRYLLDHLQQDAAQYDDIELTVTALNCDGLTSSYQVATRLVNEFRDDTDQISTTGYPRASVYEMLWDELDDCGGTILIVLDEVDHVEDDSILYQLPRARANGNLSTAKIGIVGISNDFSFRDDLSPKVRSSLCEQEIHFPAYDATDLQKILEQRVEVAFHEDVLDPGVIPLCAAYGAKDAGDARQSIDLLMKAGDLARDDDTDSVTEDHVERGRRALERGRIKEGITGLTQHGHLVLYALLTLDLENEAPVRSRDVRPRYSRFAEMADRDPLVPRRMRDHLSELAMLGIISVTERNEGRRGGTYREYALDMDVDLLLDAMSDTVQDVGVHQSVQDFLIEDPKNEMTDARVTDFIPED; encoded by the coding sequence ATGGGGATGTTCGAGCGGGACACCGATATCTACCGGGACCGCGATGCACTTCGCGAGGACTATCAGCCCGAGCAACTCGTCGGCCGCGACGAGGAACTCGACACGTATCGGGCGGCGCTCCAGCCGGTCATCAACGGCGAACAGCCGAACAACGTCTTTCTGTACGGCAAGACCGGTGTAGGAAAGACAGCTGCAACCCGCTACTTGCTCGACCATCTCCAACAAGACGCCGCACAGTACGACGACATCGAACTCACCGTCACCGCGCTCAACTGCGATGGGTTGACTTCGTCGTACCAGGTCGCGACTCGTCTCGTCAACGAGTTCCGCGACGACACCGATCAAATCTCGACTACGGGATATCCACGCGCGAGTGTCTATGAGATGCTGTGGGACGAACTCGACGACTGCGGCGGAACGATCCTCATCGTCCTCGACGAGGTTGATCACGTAGAAGACGATTCTATCCTCTACCAGCTACCTCGCGCACGCGCGAACGGCAACCTCTCGACGGCCAAGATCGGGATCGTCGGCATCTCCAACGACTTCTCCTTCCGCGACGACCTCTCCCCGAAAGTCCGCTCGTCGCTGTGTGAACAAGAGATTCACTTCCCGGCGTACGACGCTACCGACCTCCAGAAGATCCTCGAACAGCGTGTCGAAGTTGCGTTCCACGAGGACGTTCTCGACCCTGGCGTCATCCCGCTTTGTGCAGCCTACGGCGCGAAAGACGCCGGCGACGCCCGACAGTCGATCGACTTGCTGATGAAAGCGGGTGACTTGGCTCGTGACGACGACACCGACAGCGTCACCGAAGATCACGTTGAACGTGGTCGGCGGGCGCTCGAACGCGGTCGGATCAAAGAGGGAATCACCGGACTCACACAGCACGGCCATCTCGTGTTATACGCACTTCTCACGTTGGATCTCGAGAACGAGGCACCTGTCCGCTCCCGCGACGTTCGACCGCGATATTCTCGATTCGCAGAGATGGCCGACCGCGACCCACTCGTCCCCCGGCGGATGCGCGACCACCTGTCGGAACTGGCGATGCTTGGCATCATCTCGGTCACCGAGCGAAACGAGGGACGCCGAGGAGGGACCTACCGCGAGTACGCCCTAGATATGGACGTCGACCTGCTCCTCGACGCGATGTCGGACACCGTCCAAGACGTCGGTGTTCACCAATCCGTCCAGGACTTCCTCATCGAAGACCCCAAGAACGAGATGACCGACGCCCGTGTGACTGACTTCATTCCAGAGGACTGA
- a CDS encoding NAD(P)/FAD-dependent oxidoreductase, whose translation MASVVIVGGGPAGLTAALFAQKNGLSATVLDADGTWLHKAHLFNYPGIGSVDGSAYLHTLREQVDSFGVERVQDTKVTAVSTTDDGFHVETDGEDDLQGDYLVLATGAKRDLAESLGCAFDGDVVDVDVSMETSVENAYATGAMVRAEEWQAVISAGDGAAAALNILSKERGEHFHDFDVPADAEEVFGAMSEQ comes from the coding sequence ATGGCATCTGTTGTGATCGTTGGAGGTGGGCCCGCCGGACTAACCGCCGCGTTGTTCGCACAGAAGAACGGTCTCAGCGCGACCGTCCTCGATGCTGACGGAACGTGGCTCCACAAGGCACACCTGTTCAACTATCCGGGGATCGGATCGGTCGACGGATCGGCGTATCTTCACACGTTGCGCGAACAGGTCGACAGTTTCGGCGTCGAACGCGTCCAGGACACGAAAGTGACTGCAGTCTCGACCACCGACGACGGTTTCCACGTCGAGACGGACGGCGAAGACGACTTGCAAGGCGACTACCTCGTCCTCGCGACGGGTGCGAAGCGCGACCTCGCGGAGTCGCTGGGGTGTGCGTTCGACGGCGACGTCGTCGACGTCGACGTGTCGATGGAGACGAGCGTCGAGAACGCGTACGCGACGGGCGCGATGGTCAGAGCCGAAGAGTGGCAGGCGGTCATCTCTGCGGGCGACGGGGCCGCCGCCGCGTTGAACATCCTCTCGAAAGAGCGGGGTGAGCACTTCCACGACTTCGATGTGCCTGCGGACGCCGAGGAAGTGTTCGGCGCGATGAGCGAACAGTAA
- a CDS encoding TRAM domain-containing protein: protein MEISEDLRCMFSAEVTERDDSYVVEVPKREVELESVREGAVYRVVILASNASTPDGTAASNGISPESQSDVVSTSNTNETTSATESDTSSPSSRSDTTRSVSSSDEPEPPVDRGEELVVDIESIGDQGDGIARVDRGYVIIVPDTDKGERVRINVTSVKQNVAFGEVVDRIEGHIFE from the coding sequence ATGGAGATTTCAGAGGATCTACGATGTATGTTCAGTGCGGAAGTGACCGAACGCGACGATTCGTACGTTGTTGAAGTTCCAAAACGCGAGGTCGAACTAGAGTCGGTCCGCGAGGGAGCGGTGTATCGAGTTGTCATCCTCGCCTCGAATGCGAGCACTCCGGATGGAACGGCGGCGTCAAATGGGATCTCTCCCGAATCACAGTCCGACGTGGTATCGACGTCCAACACGAATGAGACGACGTCGGCTACCGAGTCCGACACCAGCAGCCCGAGTAGCAGATCGGACACGACTCGTTCGGTGTCGTCGTCGGATGAACCAGAACCGCCGGTTGACCGTGGCGAAGAACTCGTCGTTGACATCGAGAGTATCGGTGACCAGGGCGACGGCATCGCTCGCGTCGATCGCGGCTACGTGATTATTGTGCCAGATACAGACAAAGGCGAGCGCGTTCGGATCAACGTAACCAGCGTGAAACAAAACGTCGCGTTTGGTGAGGTCGTCGACCGAATCGAAGGGCACATCTTCGAGTAA